GCCTTCGGGTAGCGCAGCCCCGTCGAGATCACGTCGGTGCGGCCGTTGCCCGCCGCCTCGCCGCGCACGATCTCACGGCCCTTGGACGTCACGGCCCGCATCAGCACGCCGTAGCCGGGGTTCACGGCCCGGTCCGCCGCCACGCTCACCGAGGCGCGCAGCTCCTGCCCCGGCCGCACGTCCACCCGGTAGAAGCGCTGCTGCCCGAACTCCTCGCGGTCGGTGTACAGGCCCGACTTCAGCGTCGGCGCCCCCGCGCACCGGCCGGCGCCCTCCGCCGGCACCGGCGTCACCACCGGATCGGCCGCCCGGTCCACCAACTGGTTCACCCGGTCGGTGAGTTCGTCCTGGTGCTCGACCGAGGTGTAGGTGCCGCCGGTGGCCTCGGCGATGCAGCTCAGCTGCCGGCTCAGCTTGGCGGTCGGGACCAGGCCCAGGGTGTCGATGGTCAGGCCGATGCCCTTGGCCGCGATCTCGCGGGCCACCTCGCACGGGTCGAGCGGGGCGCAGGTGTCCTCGCCGTCGCTGATCAGCACGATGCGCTTGGAGCCGTCACCGCCGTCCAGGTCGCCGGCCGCCTTCAGCAGGGCCGGGCCGATCGGCGTCCAGCCCGTCGGGGTGAGCGTGGCGACGGCCGTCTTGGCCTCGGTGCGGTCGAGCGGGCCGACCGGATAGAGCTGCGCGGTGTCCTTGCAGCCCGTCTTCCGGTCGTCGCCCGGATAGTCGGCGCCGAGGGTGCGGATGCCGAGCTCGACCTCCTCCGGCGTCGCGTCGAGCACCTCGTTGAACGCCTGCTTGGCGGCGGCCATCCGCGACTGGCCGTCGATGTCCCGCGCCCGCATCGAGCCGCTCACATCGAGGACGAGGTCGACCTTGGGGGCGTCTCGGCCCGTGGGTTCACCGGCGGCCGCCCCGGCCGGGAAGGCGAGCCCGGCCGTCAGCGCGGCGAGCAGGGCACAGACCCCTGTCGCCAGCCGTGTTCTTATGATCATCGGCGGATCCTAGTGATCCCCCCGCTCCGGCTCCAAAACGCCGGTTCACCGCAGCGGATTGGGCAGTTGTGCCCACTGGTCCCCGGGCGTCTGCGGCGAGAGCCGCATCAGCGTCAGAGCCTTGGTGGGCAGGGGCTGCGCGCACAGCGCCGCGAAGTCCGCAGTGCGCGGCAGGTCCCGTACGGCCGTCTCCAGCGCCGCCGCGAGCGCCGGGGCCGACCCGGCCGTGCCGGCCAGCGCGCCCGCCACGAGCGACCCGAACAGCTTGCGCCGAAGGGCGCGTTCGTCGTCGGTGACCATACGGGCGGGCAGCTCGGGCACCGTGATGCCGTGCCGGGCGAGGCGGGCCGGGCTGACCCGGATGTCGGCCAGGTCGCGGTAGACCAGACGCAGCGGCTCGCCCGTCGCGGAGAGGACCACCAGAAGGTTCTGTCCGTGGGCTTCCAGCGCCACGCCCAGCTCCAGCAGCCGCAGCCCGACGGTGAGGGCGAGCCGGGTGAACCCGGCCAACCAGGCGGGAGAGCCGGGAAGGGCGGTGGTGGCGAGCGCCGCCACCGGCAGGACCCGTTCGCCGCTGCCGGCGTACGTCTCGGGCGATTCCCGCAGGACGGCCGCGAAGTCGGGGGAGCCGGCCGCCGCCGCGCCGAGCGTGCGGGTGACGTGCAGCAGGCCGTCCGTGCGCGCCGCGGGCGTCCCCGCGAAGTCCGACAGCATCGCCGACGCGGCGACCGAGGGCAGGGAGATGTCCCGCACCGAGGACGTCAGCCGGGCGCTCAGCGAGGTCTTCACATGCGGCCCGCCCGGCAGCGCCAGCGTCCGCAGGGACATCAGCGGATGCGCGGGGCTGCGCTCCTCGCAGGTCCGCTTCAGCACATGCGCCGCCTGCCACGGGTGCACCGGCAGCACCACCCGCCCCCCGTCCCGCAGCTCGTCCGGCCACACGCCCGTCACCAGGCACTCCTGCGCCCGCACCGGCACCAGCCCCAGCTCCACGACCGGCCGGTGCTCGGGCCCGTAGGCGAGCTGCTCGGCCACCGAGAAGCCCGGCCGGGACCGGCACGTCGGATGGAACGGGTGTCCGTCGACGATCCGCTGCTCCCACTGCCAGTCGTGCTCCGGCCAGTCGCCCCGGTCGCCCTCCTGCCCCGCGCGGGACAGCGCCGACGAGGCGACGCTGTGGCCGAGCTCGGCGGCGAAGGAGGCGGAGTGCGGTACGGCGAGGTCCGTCATCAGCCGCGCAGGATCCTCGTAGGCCCTCTCGTCCAGCCGTACGACGGTGACGTACGCGCCGGTCGCGTACGGATCCGGCCGGGGGCCGTGCAGCCGGCGGCCGTCCCGCAGGAACAGCGTCAGCCCGTCCCCGCCCTGCTCGCGGCGGACGACCCAGGGCAGTGGATCGTGGGCGAGACCGCGCCACAGCCGGGACAGCACGGCCGCCCGTGCGCCGGGCAGTTCGGCCTCGTACCGCGCCAGGAGACCCGGCCGCACGACGGACAGCTCGTCGGCGACCTCGGTCTCGGCGGTGGGGGGACGGTGCACGGGCGGGCTCCTCGGGTACGAGTGCGGGTACGAACTCACAGCGCAATGGCGACGACCGACATACTGATCATCTCCGCCCGAACGCTGGAAGGACCGTAGGGACGAGTGGAACGCGTGGACCTCATGCCCCCGCCCGCCGACGACGACTCGGCCCACGGCGACTCCGCCCGCGGCGACGGCCCGTCCGTCGCCGCTCTCGCCGACGCGTACGCCGCCGTGCCCCTGCTGAACTGCCTGCTGCGGGAGGTGGCCCGTCCGGTCCGTCAGGAGGGCGAGCACCATGTCTACCGGCTGCCCGGCGGGGACCGTCTGCTGCGGGTGCGCGGTACCCGGCGGCCCGCCGAACCGGAGCTCCACCGGGCCGGCGCCTGGCACCGCGTCGGCCACACCGAGCTGGTCGAACTCGTCGCCGAGGAACTGCGCCGGCACACCGGGTCGTCCAACCACGAACTGCCCGCCGAGATGCTCGACAGCCGGGAGGCCGTGGCCGCCCTGCTCGCCGCCCGCTCCCGGGCCACTCCGCCCGACGACCTCTACCGGCGCTCCGAGCAGTCCCTCCTCACCGGCCACACCCACCACCCGGCCCCCAAGGCGCGCGGCGGCGGGCCGGCCGCCCGCTGGCTGCCGTACGCGCCCGAGGCGTACGCCCGCTTTCCCCTGGCCCTGCTCGGACTCCGCGAGGACACCGTCGTCGAGGAGGGCGACACCTCCGCCCTCGACGCCCTCGGCACGGCCCCGCCCGGCTACCGCCTGCTCCCGGCCCACCCCTGGCAGCTCGACCTGGCCGCCCCCGGACTCGCGGCCGCCTTCGCGGACGGCAGGCTGATCCGGCTCGGCACGACCGCCTTCGACACCTGGCCCACGGCCGCGATCCGCACGCTCTACGCGCCCGGGCACGACCTCTTCCTCAAGTTCAGCCTCGACGTGCGCATCACCAATGACATCCGCCGGCTGTGGCGTCACGACCTGCTCGCCCTGC
The Streptomyces tuirus genome window above contains:
- a CDS encoding IucA/IucC family protein — encoded protein: MHRPPTAETEVADELSVVRPGLLARYEAELPGARAAVLSRLWRGLAHDPLPWVVRREQGGDGLTLFLRDGRRLHGPRPDPYATGAYVTVVRLDERAYEDPARLMTDLAVPHSASFAAELGHSVASSALSRAGQEGDRGDWPEHDWQWEQRIVDGHPFHPTCRSRPGFSVAEQLAYGPEHRPVVELGLVPVRAQECLVTGVWPDELRDGGRVVLPVHPWQAAHVLKRTCEERSPAHPLMSLRTLALPGGPHVKTSLSARLTSSVRDISLPSVAASAMLSDFAGTPAARTDGLLHVTRTLGAAAAGSPDFAAVLRESPETYAGSGERVLPVAALATTALPGSPAWLAGFTRLALTVGLRLLELGVALEAHGQNLLVVLSATGEPLRLVYRDLADIRVSPARLARHGITVPELPARMVTDDERALRRKLFGSLVAGALAGTAGSAPALAAALETAVRDLPRTADFAALCAQPLPTKALTLMRLSPQTPGDQWAQLPNPLR
- a CDS encoding VWA domain-containing protein; the protein is MIIRTRLATGVCALLAALTAGLAFPAGAAAGEPTGRDAPKVDLVLDVSGSMRARDIDGQSRMAAAKQAFNEVLDATPEEVELGIRTLGADYPGDDRKTGCKDTAQLYPVGPLDRTEAKTAVATLTPTGWTPIGPALLKAAGDLDGGDGSKRIVLISDGEDTCAPLDPCEVAREIAAKGIGLTIDTLGLVPTAKLSRQLSCIAEATGGTYTSVEHQDELTDRVNQLVDRAADPVVTPVPAEGAGRCAGAPTLKSGLYTDREEFGQQRFYRVDVRPGQELRASVSVAADRAVNPGYGVLMRAVTSKGREIVRGEAAGNGRTDVISTGLRYPKAGSDDEDAPAEAVCLAVSHSFSAASGVKATPGLPLELTVDVVDAPGEAGDVAAFGLGRGWWLLGVLILTGFLAGLVWGWLSRWRVAVWRTN
- a CDS encoding IucA/IucC family protein; protein product: MERVDLMPPPADDDSAHGDSARGDGPSVAALADAYAAVPLLNCLLREVARPVRQEGEHHVYRLPGGDRLLRVRGTRRPAEPELHRAGAWHRVGHTELVELVAEELRRHTGSSNHELPAEMLDSREAVAALLAARSRATPPDDLYRRSEQSLLTGHTHHPAPKARGGGPAARWLPYAPEAYARFPLALLGLREDTVVEEGDTSALDALGTAPPGYRLLPAHPWQLDLAAPGLAAAFADGRLIRLGTTAFDTWPTAAIRTLYAPGHDLFLKFSLDVRITNDIRRLWRHDLLALRRTDAAVCAAFATFDGPPAWLGDRGYRTADFAFEALAVLVRDGFGDHLRPGATPLLAAGLVEGFDGSPLDRTPDPAAWWEAYLAQVVPPALTAFGHGVVIEAHLQNTLVAVDAGGLPVQALYRDAEGVKLLPDVTRQAGWERLVYCLVVNHLVEIAGALTARHPGFDPWPAARRAFARHGLPEVPALLTSPSLPAKTNLLLRWTGADGADARYRPLPNPLADGA